The region CCGCAACTGCAGCCTGCATTTCCTGTATTGCATCCTGAATTCCCTCTGCAACAGGATTTTCTGCGATCTTTTGTTTAACCTTCTTCTTAAAAACTTTCCTGTCAGAAATTTTCTTTTCAAATGGCTTAAAAAGCTTAATGGCATAAACTACGCTCATCAAACTCGCTTCTGAGGTGGTGAGAGGTTCAGGGCCTTCTACTTTTTTCTTCAGGCTCGCCATCAAATTATCTCTTGTTACATTATCCGAAACCGAAATTTTCAGATAAGGAATGAACAAAAATTGGTGATTTTCGACCCTGAGCATTCCTTGCTGCTCCATTAAATGAAATAATGGCTTGCGATAATGCGATGCTTTATTCGATAAGGCATTGATCCACCGCTTTGCCTTTCTGGATTTATTTCGTTCATTTACAAATTTCCAGACTATTTCATGTGCAGTAGTTAAACCGGAGGGCCGTGATTTTACAACAACCTTTTTCTGATCAAAATCAATGGCTTTGGCTTCAACTAAATCTAGCATTAAGGTTCCTGCAATGCCCATGTTCAAAACCTGTTTGGATATTAACCAATACGGCTTTTTAGGGTGACAGGCAAGCAACAACAATTTTTCGGGGTTGGTCTTTAGTTTTTCCATAGTATTTTGGGTTAATACTCAAAGTTATGAAAAACCTAAAACCAAATCAACTATAATTTGAGGCACAATAAATTTAAAGTTCTAAATAAAAGCTAGAATCAATGAAGAAGCGAAATTTTACTTTAATTTTAAATCAGGGTATTTAGTTTTGAATTTACGCACCTTTGGTTTAATCACATAGCTACAATATGGGGCAAATTCATTTTTCTCATAATAATCCTGATGGCTGACCTCTGCCTTATAGAACCTGTCAAGCGGTTTAACTTCCGTAACAGCCTTTTTATCATACTGGTCACTTGCATTCAACCCTTCAATTACCTGATCAATAATTTTCATGTCCTCCTGGTTTGTATAATAAATGGCCGATCGGTACTGCGTGCCTATATCAGCACCCTGCCTATTCAGTTGAGTTGGATCATGAATAGTAAAAAATATATCTAGAATTTGTTCAAGTGAAATTGTTTCGGGGTTGTATGTAATTTTAACCACCTCAGCATGCCCCGTACTCCCGGTGGTTACCTCCTGATAGCTGGGATCGCTGGTATGTCCACCTGCATAACCAGAAACAGCAGATGAAACGCCCTTTGTCATATTAAAAACTGCTTCAATACACCAAAAGCAACCACCACCCAGAACTATTGTTTTTTCTTCTGTACTCATATTATTTGCATTAATCGTATTCGTAAAAGACATGGCCATAAGCCATACCATTATTATTGTTTTAAAATAACTTTTCATAGCCGGGTATTTGTTTAAATAAACACCTCCAAAATATTTTTGTTTGTTATAGAGGCACCCATGGTTTAGTCTGCCTCAAATGAGGCATTAATTATTATGAGTTTAGCCTCGGAATTATTAATTTAGAATCTTTTTAAAAGACAAATTAAAATCCATAAAATATGTTTAAAAAAGAAGTTTATACAGAGCGCCGGAACAATCTCAAAGCTAAGATGTCTGGCGGCATAGCATTTTTTCCCGGGCATTCAGAATCTCCTATGAATGCGCCTGCGAACACTTTCCATTTTCGTCAAAACAGCTCATTTTTATATTATTTTGGGCTGGACTTTCCTGACATTGCTGGTGTTGTAGACCTTGATAGCGGGGAAAGCATAGTGTTTGGTGACGACGTTACAATGGATGACATTATCTGGATGGGGCCACAACCCTCAATGAAAGAA is a window of Salinivirga cyanobacteriivorans DNA encoding:
- a CDS encoding GOLPH3/VPS74 family protein — protein: MEKLKTNPEKLLLLACHPKKPYWLISKQVLNMGIAGTLMLDLVEAKAIDFDQKKVVVKSRPSGLTTAHEIVWKFVNERNKSRKAKRWINALSNKASHYRKPLFHLMEQQGMLRVENHQFLFIPYLKISVSDNVTRDNLMASLKKKVEGPEPLTTSEASLMSVVYAIKLFKPFEKKISDRKVFKKKVKQKIAENPVAEGIQDAIQEMQAAVAAASVAAIAGSSASAGG
- the msrA gene encoding peptide-methionine (S)-S-oxide reductase MsrA; the protein is MKSYFKTIIMVWLMAMSFTNTINANNMSTEEKTIVLGGGCFWCIEAVFNMTKGVSSAVSGYAGGHTSDPSYQEVTTGSTGHAEVVKITYNPETISLEQILDIFFTIHDPTQLNRQGADIGTQYRSAIYYTNQEDMKIIDQVIEGLNASDQYDKKAVTEVKPLDRFYKAEVSHQDYYEKNEFAPYCSYVIKPKVRKFKTKYPDLKLK